In Betta splendens chromosome 22, fBetSpl5.4, whole genome shotgun sequence, the following proteins share a genomic window:
- the bend3 gene encoding BEN domain-containing protein 3 isoform X2 yields MEKLQTMQCLKRKHVQDIKEEMEDIAICEPPDGVEGGTPTEAGKRPSAKMGADAKQSTGSKRARVSGETRKHLIDEGGRLEPLCLTTTGEKECIPEKSRVSYRKPLFSISHRISEKRNTPGLEQQASHGAGNQLSYNNLLSSKLQSQEENGQLDAFPATDGSGQVSEVDSNLYPLIEKMFFILNTLNSSMTQLHSKVDLLTLEVMRIKKQIKPAEMVTEFLPPPEYLLTSEELNQLMEQTSSAGELGCRLLVHLFPELFKARECSHECMASKRTLESLHLQLIRNYVEVCYPSVKNNSVWQDECLLQINDFFNRFWAQRDMESARLLRKQRATGAGIKAEHQQTYHFINEQGQDEPASLDNQQGSVASSDLDTQNAEELDEFSSPEDFVIFLMHRLFPEVFEEGKLPEGSSSFSSVGQLILDSDKMEIIRKYMETNFPDVPEDNWLQVCIQHMEDALEGPHSNGMGSEPDNVNDEGYDLASLPEDVSIIRVPEVEDYERPSRKSKKSLLTPIHFDSLEIALPDFPVPSEYLLSKEQLKNNYECSLSIGNFASRLLVLMFPELFTHENTRKQYNCSGSLGKKQLDPVRINLIRHYVQLVYPRARNDRVWMLEFVGKLDERCRRRDTEQRRSYLQQRKVFGHESEQDLLCQLNQLNPDHIKEDSDIPSLPPEKSSKDFCKIPLDELTVSNPDFPVPSAYLLSDTEVREIVQQSLSVGNFAARLLVRLFPELFTQENLRLQYNHSGACNKKQLDPVRLRLIRHYVEAVYPVDKMEEVWHYECVPSIDERCRRPNRKKCDILKKAKRSSTVS; encoded by the exons ATGGAGAAGCTTCAGACAATGCAATGCTTGAAAAGG AAGCATGTCCAGGACATtaaagaggagatggaggacatCGCAATCTGCGAGCCGCCCGACGGGGTTGAAGGTGGAACTCCGACTGAGGCAGGAAAACGGCCATCTGCAAAGATGGGAGCAGACGCAAAGCAGTCCACCGGCAGCAAGAGAGCCAGAGTGTCTGGTGAG ACGAGGAAGCACTTGATAGATGAAGGCGGCCGACTCGAGCCTCTTTGCCTCACCACAACTGGGGAGAAGGAGTGCATCCCCGAGAAATCCAGAGTGTCCTACAGAAAACCCCTCTTCAGCATCTCCCACCGGATCTCGGAGAAGAGAAACACGCCAGGTCTGGAGCAGCAGGCCAGTCATGGAGCTGGGAATCAGCTGAGCTACAATAACCTCCTTTCATCGAAGCTGCAGAGTCAAGAGGAAAATGGACAACTGGACGCCTTCCCCGCCACAGACGGTTCAGGCCAGGTTTCAGAAGTAGACTCTAATCTCTACCCACTAAtagagaaaatgtttttcattttgaacACGCTCAACTCTAGCATGACACAGCTGCATAGCAAAGTGGACTTGTTGACCCTAGAAGTCATGCGAATAAAGAAGCAAATCAAGCCCGCAGAGATGGTCACAGAGTTCCTGCCTCCTCCGGAGTATCTCCTAACGAGTGAGGAGTTAAACCAGCTGATGGAGCAGACGTCCAGTGCTGGGGAGCTTGGGTGTCGACTGCTGGTGCATCTCTTCCCAGAGCTGTTCAAAGCCAGGGAGTGCTCCCACGAGTGCATGGCGAGCAAGAGAACACTGGAGTCTTTACATCTGCAGCTTATTCGTAACTATGTGGAGGTATGCTACCCCTCGGTGAAGAACAACAGCGTCTGGCAGGATGAATGCCTCCTTCAGATTAATGACTTCTTTAATCGCTTCTGGGCACAGAGAGACATGGAAAGTGCTCGGCTGCTCAGGAAGCAGAGAGCCACCGGCGCTGGGATAAAAGCTGAGCATCAGCAAACCTATCATTTCATTAACGAGCAGGGTCAGGACGAGCCCGCCTCTCTGGacaaccagcagggcagcgtgGCCTCGTCAGACCTGGATACGCAAAACGCCGAGGAGCTGGACGAGTTCTCCTCCCCCGAAGACTTTGTTATCTTTCTAATGCACCGTCTGTTTCCGGAGGTCTTTGAAGAGGGGAAGTTGCCAGAAGGGTCCAGTAGTTTCAGTAGCGTGGGGCAGCTTATTCTGGACTCGGACAAGATGGAAATAATACGAAAGTACATGGAAACCAATTTTCCAGATGTGCCTGAGGATAACTGGCTCCAGGTGTGCATCCAGCACATGGAGGATGCACTTGAGGGTCCCCACAGTAACGGCATGGGGAGTGAACCTGACAATGTCAATGATGAGGGCTATGACCTGGCGAGCCTGCCGGAAGACGTTTCTATCATCAGGGTTCCAGAGGTTGAAGATTACGAAAGACCCAGTCGCAAATCCAAAAAGTCCCTGCTCACACCTATACACTTTGACAGTCTGGAGATCGCGCTGCCTGACTTTCCTGTCCCGTCGGAGTACCTGCTGTCAAAGGAGCAGCTCAAGAACAACTATGAATGTAGCTTGTCCATTGGGAACTTTGCTTCCCGGCTACTGGTGCTTATGTTCCCCGAGCTCTTCACCCACGAAAACACAAGGAAGCAGTATAACTGCAGCGGCTCCCTTGGGAAGAAGCAGCTGGACCCCGTTCGCATAAACCTCATCCGTCATTACGTACAGTTGGTGTACCCTCGGGCCAGGAACGACAGAGTGTGGATGCTGGAGTTTGTGGGGAAACTGGACGAGCGGTGCAGGAGACGCGACACGGAGCAGAGGAGGTCCTACCTGCAGCAGCGCAAGGTGTTCGGCCATGAGTCGGAGCAGGACCTGCTCTGCCAGCTCAACCAGCTCAACCCTGATCACATCAAAGAGGATTCAGACATCCCCTCGTTACCTCCCGAGAAAAGTAGCAAGGACTTTTGCAAGATTCCCCTGGATGAGCTGACCGTGTCTAACCCGGATTTTCCCGTACCTTCCGCCTACCTGCTCTCAGACACGGAGGTGCGGGAGATCGTCCAGCAGAGTCTCTCTGTTGGGAACTTCGCCGCCCGCCTCTTAGTGCGTCTCTTCCCGGAGCTGTTCACGCAGGAGAACCTGCGGCTGCAGTACAACCATTCAGGGGCCTGCAACAAGAAGCAGCTGGACCCCGTTCGCCTCAGACTGATCCGTCACTATGTGGAAGCCGTGTATCCTGTGGATAAGATGGAGGAGGTGTGGCACTACGAGTGCGTGCCAAGCATCGATGAACGCTGCCGGCGTCCAAATCGCAAGAAGTGTGACATTCTCAAAAAGGCCAAGAGGTCGAGCACGGTGTCCTAG
- the bend3 gene encoding BEN domain-containing protein 3 isoform X1 has translation MNFSEHGEASDNAMLEKEQKHVQDIKEEMEDIAICEPPDGVEGGTPTEAGKRPSAKMGADAKQSTGSKRARVSGETRKHLIDEGGRLEPLCLTTTGEKECIPEKSRVSYRKPLFSISHRISEKRNTPGLEQQASHGAGNQLSYNNLLSSKLQSQEENGQLDAFPATDGSGQVSEVDSNLYPLIEKMFFILNTLNSSMTQLHSKVDLLTLEVMRIKKQIKPAEMVTEFLPPPEYLLTSEELNQLMEQTSSAGELGCRLLVHLFPELFKARECSHECMASKRTLESLHLQLIRNYVEVCYPSVKNNSVWQDECLLQINDFFNRFWAQRDMESARLLRKQRATGAGIKAEHQQTYHFINEQGQDEPASLDNQQGSVASSDLDTQNAEELDEFSSPEDFVIFLMHRLFPEVFEEGKLPEGSSSFSSVGQLILDSDKMEIIRKYMETNFPDVPEDNWLQVCIQHMEDALEGPHSNGMGSEPDNVNDEGYDLASLPEDVSIIRVPEVEDYERPSRKSKKSLLTPIHFDSLEIALPDFPVPSEYLLSKEQLKNNYECSLSIGNFASRLLVLMFPELFTHENTRKQYNCSGSLGKKQLDPVRINLIRHYVQLVYPRARNDRVWMLEFVGKLDERCRRRDTEQRRSYLQQRKVFGHESEQDLLCQLNQLNPDHIKEDSDIPSLPPEKSSKDFCKIPLDELTVSNPDFPVPSAYLLSDTEVREIVQQSLSVGNFAARLLVRLFPELFTQENLRLQYNHSGACNKKQLDPVRLRLIRHYVEAVYPVDKMEEVWHYECVPSIDERCRRPNRKKCDILKKAKRSSTVS, from the exons ATGAATTTCTCTGAGCATGGAGAAGCTTCAGACAATGCAATGCTTGAAAAGG AACAGAAGCATGTCCAGGACATtaaagaggagatggaggacatCGCAATCTGCGAGCCGCCCGACGGGGTTGAAGGTGGAACTCCGACTGAGGCAGGAAAACGGCCATCTGCAAAGATGGGAGCAGACGCAAAGCAGTCCACCGGCAGCAAGAGAGCCAGAGTGTCTGGTGAG ACGAGGAAGCACTTGATAGATGAAGGCGGCCGACTCGAGCCTCTTTGCCTCACCACAACTGGGGAGAAGGAGTGCATCCCCGAGAAATCCAGAGTGTCCTACAGAAAACCCCTCTTCAGCATCTCCCACCGGATCTCGGAGAAGAGAAACACGCCAGGTCTGGAGCAGCAGGCCAGTCATGGAGCTGGGAATCAGCTGAGCTACAATAACCTCCTTTCATCGAAGCTGCAGAGTCAAGAGGAAAATGGACAACTGGACGCCTTCCCCGCCACAGACGGTTCAGGCCAGGTTTCAGAAGTAGACTCTAATCTCTACCCACTAAtagagaaaatgtttttcattttgaacACGCTCAACTCTAGCATGACACAGCTGCATAGCAAAGTGGACTTGTTGACCCTAGAAGTCATGCGAATAAAGAAGCAAATCAAGCCCGCAGAGATGGTCACAGAGTTCCTGCCTCCTCCGGAGTATCTCCTAACGAGTGAGGAGTTAAACCAGCTGATGGAGCAGACGTCCAGTGCTGGGGAGCTTGGGTGTCGACTGCTGGTGCATCTCTTCCCAGAGCTGTTCAAAGCCAGGGAGTGCTCCCACGAGTGCATGGCGAGCAAGAGAACACTGGAGTCTTTACATCTGCAGCTTATTCGTAACTATGTGGAGGTATGCTACCCCTCGGTGAAGAACAACAGCGTCTGGCAGGATGAATGCCTCCTTCAGATTAATGACTTCTTTAATCGCTTCTGGGCACAGAGAGACATGGAAAGTGCTCGGCTGCTCAGGAAGCAGAGAGCCACCGGCGCTGGGATAAAAGCTGAGCATCAGCAAACCTATCATTTCATTAACGAGCAGGGTCAGGACGAGCCCGCCTCTCTGGacaaccagcagggcagcgtgGCCTCGTCAGACCTGGATACGCAAAACGCCGAGGAGCTGGACGAGTTCTCCTCCCCCGAAGACTTTGTTATCTTTCTAATGCACCGTCTGTTTCCGGAGGTCTTTGAAGAGGGGAAGTTGCCAGAAGGGTCCAGTAGTTTCAGTAGCGTGGGGCAGCTTATTCTGGACTCGGACAAGATGGAAATAATACGAAAGTACATGGAAACCAATTTTCCAGATGTGCCTGAGGATAACTGGCTCCAGGTGTGCATCCAGCACATGGAGGATGCACTTGAGGGTCCCCACAGTAACGGCATGGGGAGTGAACCTGACAATGTCAATGATGAGGGCTATGACCTGGCGAGCCTGCCGGAAGACGTTTCTATCATCAGGGTTCCAGAGGTTGAAGATTACGAAAGACCCAGTCGCAAATCCAAAAAGTCCCTGCTCACACCTATACACTTTGACAGTCTGGAGATCGCGCTGCCTGACTTTCCTGTCCCGTCGGAGTACCTGCTGTCAAAGGAGCAGCTCAAGAACAACTATGAATGTAGCTTGTCCATTGGGAACTTTGCTTCCCGGCTACTGGTGCTTATGTTCCCCGAGCTCTTCACCCACGAAAACACAAGGAAGCAGTATAACTGCAGCGGCTCCCTTGGGAAGAAGCAGCTGGACCCCGTTCGCATAAACCTCATCCGTCATTACGTACAGTTGGTGTACCCTCGGGCCAGGAACGACAGAGTGTGGATGCTGGAGTTTGTGGGGAAACTGGACGAGCGGTGCAGGAGACGCGACACGGAGCAGAGGAGGTCCTACCTGCAGCAGCGCAAGGTGTTCGGCCATGAGTCGGAGCAGGACCTGCTCTGCCAGCTCAACCAGCTCAACCCTGATCACATCAAAGAGGATTCAGACATCCCCTCGTTACCTCCCGAGAAAAGTAGCAAGGACTTTTGCAAGATTCCCCTGGATGAGCTGACCGTGTCTAACCCGGATTTTCCCGTACCTTCCGCCTACCTGCTCTCAGACACGGAGGTGCGGGAGATCGTCCAGCAGAGTCTCTCTGTTGGGAACTTCGCCGCCCGCCTCTTAGTGCGTCTCTTCCCGGAGCTGTTCACGCAGGAGAACCTGCGGCTGCAGTACAACCATTCAGGGGCCTGCAACAAGAAGCAGCTGGACCCCGTTCGCCTCAGACTGATCCGTCACTATGTGGAAGCCGTGTATCCTGTGGATAAGATGGAGGAGGTGTGGCACTACGAGTGCGTGCCAAGCATCGATGAACGCTGCCGGCGTCCAAATCGCAAGAAGTGTGACATTCTCAAAAAGGCCAAGAGGTCGAGCACGGTGTCCTAG